Proteins encoded in a region of the Streptomyces sp. NBC_00310 genome:
- a CDS encoding DeoR/GlpR family DNA-binding transcription regulator — MSSEERQREIVRAARRTGAVDVAELAVELGVAKETVRRDLRALEDHGLVRRTHGGAYPVESAGFETTLAFRATSHVPEKRRIAAAAAELLGDAETVFVDEGFTPQLIAEALPQDRPLTVVTASLATAGALAEAGNTTVLLLGGRVRPGTLATVDHWTTRMLAGFVIDLAYIGANGITRDHGLTTPDPAVSEVKAQAIRASRRTVFAGVHTKFGAVSFCRFADVGDLDAIVTSTLLPASEAHRYSLLGPQVTRV, encoded by the coding sequence ATGAGCTCGGAGGAAAGGCAACGCGAGATCGTCAGGGCCGCCCGCCGCACGGGCGCGGTCGACGTCGCCGAACTCGCCGTCGAACTGGGTGTCGCCAAGGAGACCGTACGACGTGACCTGCGCGCCTTGGAGGACCACGGACTGGTCCGCCGGACGCACGGCGGGGCGTACCCCGTGGAGAGCGCCGGGTTCGAGACGACACTCGCCTTCCGCGCCACGAGCCATGTGCCCGAGAAGCGCCGGATCGCCGCCGCCGCGGCCGAACTGCTGGGCGACGCCGAGACGGTCTTCGTCGACGAGGGCTTCACCCCCCAGCTCATCGCCGAGGCCCTGCCCCAGGACCGGCCGCTGACCGTGGTCACCGCCTCCCTCGCCACCGCGGGCGCCCTCGCCGAGGCCGGCAACACCACCGTGCTGCTGCTCGGCGGCCGGGTCCGCCCCGGCACCCTCGCGACCGTCGACCACTGGACGACGAGGATGCTCGCCGGGTTCGTCATCGACCTGGCGTACATCGGCGCCAACGGCATCACCCGCGACCACGGCCTCACCACCCCCGACCCGGCCGTCAGCGAGGTCAAGGCCCAGGCGATCCGCGCCTCCCGGCGCACGGTCTTCGCGGGCGTCCACACCAAGTTCGGCGCGGTCAGCTTCTGCCGGTTCGCCGACGTCGGCGACCTGGACGCGATCGTCACGAGCACCCTGCTCCCGGCCTCGGAGGCCCACCGCTACTCGCTCCTGGGCCCCCAGGTCACCCGAGTCTGA
- a CDS encoding TerD family protein, with amino-acid sequence MTPGSNIPLPVTRVAVDVAAPVRLDVSGLLLTADGKVRSDDDFIFYNQPTGPGVTYRSGGGATPDSITVDTTAVPPGIEKIVVTASPDAAGQSFQGVEPTATIRDAANGSVIATFTPPQLGTETALVIVEVYLRNGAWKARAVGQGYANGLAGIATDFGVTVEEPAPAQPVAPPAPTAQPPATPPAPPVDPRVAAAPPAPAAPPAAPAPGAGKINLDKGRVSLQKNQTVSLVKGGRPLLSQVKMGLGWEPAYRGKDIDLDASVIAYGPQRNHIDSCYFGKLSIVNGSIKHSGDNLTGEGGGDDEVIVVDLGRLPQEVTGLVFTVNSFSGQKFTEVAKAYCRLLDAATGEELVRFDLTNAEAQTGVMMAKLIKQFSGEWEMTAMGDFVKSRTVRGMVKPAAQSL; translated from the coding sequence ATGACCCCCGGCTCGAACATCCCGCTGCCCGTCACCCGCGTCGCGGTGGACGTCGCCGCGCCCGTGCGGCTCGACGTATCGGGCCTGCTGCTCACCGCCGACGGCAAGGTGCGCTCGGACGACGACTTCATCTTCTACAACCAGCCGACCGGCCCGGGCGTGACGTACCGCTCCGGCGGCGGTGCGACGCCCGACTCGATCACGGTGGACACGACGGCCGTCCCCCCGGGCATCGAGAAGATCGTCGTCACGGCCAGCCCGGACGCGGCGGGCCAGTCCTTCCAGGGCGTCGAACCGACCGCCACGATCCGCGACGCGGCGAACGGCTCGGTGATCGCCACGTTCACCCCGCCGCAGCTGGGCACGGAGACGGCCCTGGTGATCGTGGAGGTCTATCTGCGCAACGGCGCGTGGAAGGCCCGCGCGGTCGGCCAGGGGTACGCGAACGGCCTCGCGGGCATCGCGACGGACTTCGGCGTCACCGTGGAGGAGCCCGCCCCGGCCCAGCCCGTCGCCCCGCCCGCGCCCACGGCGCAGCCCCCGGCCACCCCGCCGGCCCCGCCCGTGGACCCCCGCGTCGCGGCCGCGCCCCCGGCCCCCGCCGCCCCTCCGGCCGCGCCCGCCCCCGGCGCCGGGAAGATCAACCTGGACAAGGGCCGCGTCAGCCTCCAGAAGAACCAGACGGTCTCCCTCGTCAAGGGCGGCCGCCCGCTGCTCTCGCAGGTCAAGATGGGTCTCGGCTGGGAGCCGGCGTACCGGGGCAAGGACATCGACCTGGACGCGTCGGTCATCGCGTACGGCCCGCAGCGCAACCACATCGACAGCTGCTACTTCGGCAAGCTCTCGATCGTGAACGGCTCGATCAAGCACTCCGGCGACAACCTCACGGGTGAGGGCGGAGGCGACGACGAGGTCATCGTGGTCGACCTCGGACGGCTTCCGCAGGAGGTCACCGGACTGGTCTTCACCGTCAACTCCTTCTCCGGCCAGAAGTTCACCGAGGTCGCCAAGGCCTACTGCCGCCTCCTCGACGCCGCGACCGGCGAGGAGCTGGTCCGCTTCGACCTCACCAACGCCGAGGCCCAGACCGGCGTGATGATGGCCAAGCTGATCAAGCAGTTCTCCGGTGAGTGGGAGATGACCGCGATGGGCGACTTCGTGAAGTCCCGTACGGTCCGGGGGATGGTGAAGCCGGCGGCCCAGTCCCTGTGA
- a CDS encoding 1-aminocyclopropane-1-carboxylate deaminase, producing MSLSSFERYPLLFGPSPVHPLERLTAHLGGASVWAKREDCNSGIAYGGNKTRKLEYLVADALAQGCDTLVSIGGVQSNHTRQVAAVAAHAGLKCVLVQESWVDWPDPVYDKVGNILISRLAGADVRLVRAGFGIGFKESWELALREVEDGGGKPYAIPAGASDHPLGGLGFAGWAYEVAEQEKELDVFFDTVIVCSVTGSTQAGMVAGFAALEEAGGRPRRVVGIDASAKPTTTREQIARIADNTGRLIGLKRELTVADIELDERYHAGIYGVPDDATLVAMQLAARTEGMVTDPVYEGKSMAGMIDLIERGEIGPESTVLYAHLGGQPALNAYSGVIQ from the coding sequence GTGTCCCTTTCTTCCTTCGAGCGCTACCCGCTCCTCTTCGGGCCCTCGCCGGTCCACCCGCTGGAGCGGCTGACCGCGCACCTCGGCGGCGCCTCCGTCTGGGCCAAGCGTGAGGACTGCAACTCCGGCATCGCCTACGGCGGCAACAAGACCCGCAAGCTGGAGTATCTCGTCGCAGACGCGCTCGCCCAGGGCTGCGACACCCTCGTCTCCATCGGCGGAGTGCAGTCCAACCACACCCGCCAGGTCGCCGCCGTCGCCGCTCACGCCGGGCTCAAGTGCGTGCTGGTGCAGGAGAGTTGGGTCGACTGGCCGGACCCCGTGTACGACAAGGTCGGCAACATCCTGATCAGCCGGCTGGCCGGCGCCGACGTACGGCTCGTGCGGGCCGGCTTCGGCATCGGCTTCAAGGAGAGCTGGGAACTGGCGCTCCGGGAGGTCGAGGACGGCGGCGGCAAGCCGTACGCCATCCCGGCCGGCGCCTCCGACCACCCCCTCGGCGGCCTCGGCTTCGCGGGCTGGGCGTACGAAGTAGCCGAGCAGGAGAAGGAGTTGGACGTCTTCTTCGACACGGTGATCGTCTGCTCGGTGACCGGCTCGACCCAGGCCGGCATGGTCGCCGGCTTCGCCGCGCTGGAGGAGGCGGGCGGACGGCCGCGCCGGGTGGTCGGCATCGACGCCTCGGCCAAGCCGACCACCACCCGTGAGCAGATCGCCCGCATCGCCGACAACACCGGCCGACTCATCGGCCTCAAGCGGGAGTTGACCGTGGCGGACATCGAACTGGACGAGCGCTACCACGCCGGGATCTACGGCGTGCCGGACGACGCCACCCTCGTGGCCATGCAGCTCGCCGCGCGCACCGAGGGCATGGTCACCGACCCCGTGTACGAGGGCAAGTCGATGGCCGGGATGATCGACCTGATCGAGCGCGGCGAGATCGGCCCGGAGTCCACCGTCCTCTACGCCCACCTGGGCGGGCAGCCCGCGCTGAACGCGTACAGCGGAGTGATTCAGTGA
- a CDS encoding GntR family transcriptional regulator encodes MEAIRPVSRTLLRDRAYQAIRDAIVAGEIEPGAVVRDAEFAELLGLSRAPVREAFSRLVDEGLLESKPQSYTRVTAVVAADVRDAAAVVGAMHELATRTAVPRLFAADVETMRSANERFAAAVRTGDVDAALVADDELHDVLVRVSGNRAAAATIARYTPLIRRLERRRFGEGGNCRSAGLHDQLIEACGAGDTDEAVRVTAEIWRGLAALVDEPTDEPTDEPAHELAHPAVDAPVLEADH; translated from the coding sequence ATGGAGGCCATACGACCGGTCAGTCGCACCCTGCTCAGGGATCGCGCCTACCAAGCCATCCGGGACGCCATCGTGGCCGGGGAGATCGAGCCGGGCGCGGTGGTGCGTGACGCCGAGTTCGCGGAGTTGCTGGGGCTGTCGCGGGCGCCGGTGCGGGAGGCGTTCTCCCGGCTGGTGGACGAGGGGCTCCTGGAGAGCAAGCCGCAGAGCTACACGCGGGTCACGGCCGTCGTGGCCGCCGACGTGCGGGACGCGGCGGCGGTGGTCGGTGCCATGCACGAGTTGGCCACCCGGACCGCCGTACCCCGGCTGTTCGCGGCGGACGTCGAGACGATGCGCTCGGCCAACGAGCGGTTCGCGGCGGCCGTCCGCACGGGCGACGTCGACGCCGCCCTGGTCGCCGACGACGAACTCCACGACGTCCTCGTCCGGGTGAGCGGCAACCGCGCGGCCGCCGCCACCATCGCCCGCTACACCCCGCTCATCCGCCGGCTGGAGCGACGCCGCTTCGGTGAGGGCGGCAACTGCCGGTCGGCCGGCCTGCACGACCAGTTGATCGAGGCCTGCGGGGCCGGTGACACGGACGAGGCGGTCCGCGTCACGGCGGAGATCTGGCGCGGCCTGGCCGCACTCGTCGACGAGCCGACCGACGAGCCGACCGACGAGCCGGCTCACGAGCTCGCCCACCCGGCCGTCGACGCGCCCGTGCTCGAAGCGGACCACTGA
- a CDS encoding TROVE domain-containing protein, with protein MARFNTKAGKAQPTSRVTSTGRVLRTYEGGRGRERDERSELFLLSIANFVAQKTSYESGEDRDDRFAALVRRLAVTDPAWTAGLLGWLRGEGNLRTASLVGAAEYVKARLDAGVTDGPTNRQVVDSVLRRPDEPGELLAYWTSRYGRTIPKPVKRGIADAVRRLYNPKSLLKYDTASKGYRFGDILNLVHAAPDPDKPWQGDLFQYALDRRHNPDTAVVPRSLPVLAAHRDLMELRPAKRRRVVTGAGGARRLADAGITWEALAGWLQGPMDKAAWEAVIPSMGVMALTRNLRNFDETGVSDEVAARVAARISDPAEVARSRQFPFRYLSAYRHAPSLRWAYPLEQALGHSLANVPALPGRTLVLVDRSGSMFCSRLTDRSSLTYADAAAVFGTALALRAADADLVEFGSTSRVVKFGAGESVLKIIGRFGDLGGTDTTEAVRRHYRKHDRVLIVTDEQAAFSHYGDPTQQIPAHVPVYTWNLAGYRAGHGPSGKANRHTFGGLSDAAFRMVPLLEAARDADWPWVGRGRQSGVGRG; from the coding sequence ATGGCGCGATTCAACACGAAGGCCGGCAAGGCGCAGCCCACCTCGCGGGTCACCTCCACGGGGCGAGTGCTCCGTACGTACGAGGGCGGCCGCGGCCGTGAGCGGGACGAGCGCTCCGAGCTGTTCCTGCTATCGATCGCCAACTTCGTCGCGCAGAAGACCTCCTACGAGAGCGGCGAGGACCGGGACGACCGGTTCGCCGCGCTCGTGCGCCGGCTCGCCGTCACCGACCCGGCGTGGACGGCCGGCCTGCTCGGCTGGCTGCGCGGCGAGGGCAACCTCCGTACGGCCTCCCTCGTGGGCGCCGCCGAGTACGTGAAGGCACGGCTCGACGCCGGCGTCACCGACGGGCCCACCAACCGCCAGGTCGTCGACTCGGTGCTGCGGCGTCCGGACGAGCCCGGCGAACTGCTCGCCTACTGGACCTCGCGGTACGGCCGCACCATCCCCAAGCCGGTGAAGCGGGGCATCGCCGACGCCGTACGACGGCTCTACAACCCCAAGTCGCTGCTGAAGTACGACACCGCGTCCAAGGGCTACCGCTTCGGCGACATCCTGAACCTGGTGCACGCGGCGCCCGACCCGGACAAGCCGTGGCAGGGGGACCTGTTCCAGTACGCCCTCGACCGGCGCCACAACCCGGACACGGCGGTCGTGCCCAGGTCGCTGCCCGTCCTCGCGGCCCACCGCGACCTGATGGAGCTGCGGCCCGCGAAGCGGCGCCGGGTCGTCACCGGCGCGGGCGGCGCCCGGCGCCTCGCGGACGCGGGCATCACCTGGGAGGCGCTGGCGGGCTGGCTGCAGGGGCCGATGGACAAGGCGGCCTGGGAGGCCGTCATCCCCTCCATGGGTGTCATGGCCCTGACGAGGAACCTGCGGAACTTCGACGAGACGGGCGTCTCCGACGAGGTCGCGGCGCGGGTGGCGGCGCGGATCAGTGACCCGGCGGAGGTCGCGCGGTCGCGGCAGTTCCCGTTCCGGTACCTCTCGGCGTACCGGCACGCGCCCTCGCTGCGCTGGGCGTACCCGCTGGAGCAGGCGCTCGGCCACTCGCTGGCCAACGTGCCCGCGCTGCCCGGCCGGACCCTGGTCCTGGTCGACCGCTCGGGCTCGATGTTCTGCTCCCGGCTGACCGACCGCTCCTCGCTCACCTACGCCGACGCGGCGGCGGTCTTCGGCACGGCGCTCGCGCTGCGGGCGGCGGACGCGGACCTCGTCGAGTTCGGGAGCACGAGCCGGGTGGTGAAGTTCGGTGCGGGCGAGTCCGTGCTGAAGATCATCGGCCGGTTCGGCGACCTGGGCGGCACCGACACCACCGAGGCCGTCCGCCGCCACTACCGCAAGCACGACCGGGTGCTGATCGTCACCGACGAGCAGGCCGCCTTCAGCCACTACGGCGACCCGACCCAGCAGATCCCGGCCCACGTGCCGGTCTACACCTGGAACCTCGCCGGCTACCGGGCGGGCCACGGCCCCTCCGGCAAGGCGAACCGCCACACCTTCGGCGGCCTTTCGGACGCGGCTTTCCGGATGGTGCCCCTGCTTGAGGCGGCACGGGACGCCGACTGGCCGTGGGTCGGCCGAGGGCGGCAGTCCGGTGTCGGCCGCGGCTGA